One segment of Sphingomonas telluris DNA contains the following:
- a CDS encoding TonB-dependent receptor domain-containing protein, whose amino-acid sequence MRRTNALILSTASLFALTTTPAFAQTAQAPVDTTPEKQAEGEAVPPSSETTNAEGQATSQGEIVVTGSRIRRDNFNTPQNIDIVTRDDQVLAGTRSTAETLQSAAITSGTAQISGSFLGFVSEGGQAANTVGLRGLGSSRTLVLLNGRRLAPAGVGNQLIAADLNVLPTAIVQRIEVLREGASSIYGSDAIAGVINIITDSSLNGITVDAYADAPLEGNGRTLRGSITAGKTFDRGHITASFEYRNFQGLRQNDRDDYRCPRDLFHVNGQEVGQLDPSTGQLRCFPFQYDSLGIASGYGIYYSFNTGALGRITFPGYTTGNFDINGAPVVVNDSNLRPPPSPSQLFGHVLSPVQTYTGYLNGAYDLGVLGDAELYGEALYTRRQSHQDYATQLNFSGGLNPGVQLYGGNYAGTPLEEYGFPVSPFFPTAWANAGINYFTPFIVPEQLGFQRQKVNFFRGNIGLRGDTGLGDWRYDANAQISRTRAKENVWNPTTTALSNALIAVEAPSGTPSQYITVGLPGQTGAGINYTCSSNLTNGTYNGGTCVPLNFMDPQILLNGAIPTNVYNYIYQNNVNRTKFDQDTFQLVFDGSLFDLQGGSVKAAVGAEHRRDHINDKPSDAALAGELYNRASAGITKGSDAVNELFAELNIPIMKDKPFVNLLEVDLSGRYTHYKSYGGDTTYHINAQWAPVAALRFRGNYGTNFRAPNLYEQFVADQTGFYPPSIDPCSDFANNFDPGSTRYNNCLAALEPILGTEGALGYISTAGPQVTTKGGRDNLKAETAKTWGLGAIFTMPRHIADFSFAVDYFNIKVKDEVSILNSTILTLCYDAEDFPNNVYCNLIQPRAAEGTAHPGQIVSFDNPYINVARQDVSGIDFDARYATRLFGGKFQTQLQATRMLHQKLELFAGNGVFDYNGTLGYPGFGAGPKWVGTLDTRFTLPNDITFRWGVEYIGKQDSAKLVEPFTIGGQPVDVDLEAEAYWKHGVSVQWLWRNVGQFTVGVNNLFDAKPPTISGHPQVNGQYFRIGNYFGGGSYDYLGRSVFVNVTHTFK is encoded by the coding sequence GAAGGCGAGGCGGTTCCGCCGTCTAGCGAGACCACGAACGCCGAAGGTCAGGCCACCTCTCAGGGCGAGATCGTCGTCACCGGTTCGCGCATTCGCCGCGACAATTTCAACACGCCGCAGAACATCGACATCGTCACTCGTGACGACCAGGTGCTCGCGGGCACCCGCTCGACCGCGGAAACCCTGCAGAGCGCGGCGATCACGTCGGGTACGGCGCAGATCAGCGGCTCGTTCCTGGGCTTCGTGTCGGAAGGCGGCCAGGCTGCCAACACGGTCGGTCTTCGTGGTCTCGGCTCTTCGCGTACGCTCGTCCTGCTCAACGGCCGCCGCCTGGCGCCGGCGGGCGTCGGCAACCAGCTGATCGCGGCCGACCTCAACGTCCTTCCGACTGCCATCGTGCAGCGCATCGAAGTGCTGCGTGAGGGTGCTTCGTCGATCTACGGTTCGGATGCGATCGCGGGCGTTATCAACATCATCACCGACTCGTCGCTCAACGGCATCACCGTCGATGCGTACGCTGATGCCCCGCTTGAGGGTAACGGCCGCACGCTTCGTGGCTCGATCACCGCCGGCAAGACCTTCGACCGCGGCCACATCACGGCTTCGTTCGAGTATCGCAACTTCCAAGGCCTGCGTCAGAACGACCGCGACGACTATCGTTGTCCCCGCGATCTGTTCCATGTGAACGGTCAGGAGGTCGGTCAGCTCGATCCGTCGACCGGCCAGCTGCGCTGTTTTCCATTCCAGTACGATAGTTTGGGCATCGCCAGCGGCTATGGCATTTACTACAGCTTCAACACCGGCGCGCTCGGCCGTATCACTTTCCCGGGTTACACAACCGGCAATTTCGACATCAACGGTGCGCCGGTTGTCGTGAACGACAGCAACCTGCGTCCGCCGCCGAGCCCGTCCCAGCTCTTCGGTCACGTGCTCTCGCCGGTCCAGACCTACACCGGCTACCTGAACGGCGCCTATGACCTCGGGGTCCTTGGCGACGCTGAGCTTTACGGCGAAGCTCTGTACACCCGTCGCCAGTCTCACCAGGATTATGCGACGCAGCTGAATTTCAGCGGCGGCCTGAATCCCGGCGTGCAGCTATACGGCGGTAACTATGCCGGCACTCCGCTGGAGGAATATGGCTTCCCGGTGTCGCCCTTCTTCCCGACCGCTTGGGCTAACGCGGGCATCAACTACTTCACGCCGTTCATCGTGCCGGAGCAGCTGGGATTCCAGAGGCAGAAGGTAAACTTCTTCCGCGGCAACATCGGTCTTCGCGGTGACACGGGTCTCGGTGACTGGCGCTACGACGCGAATGCGCAGATCTCGCGCACTCGCGCCAAGGAGAACGTCTGGAACCCGACGACGACCGCGCTCAGCAATGCGCTGATCGCCGTCGAGGCGCCGTCCGGAACGCCTTCGCAGTACATCACGGTCGGTCTTCCGGGTCAGACGGGCGCGGGTATCAACTACACCTGCTCCAGCAACCTGACGAATGGCACGTACAACGGCGGCACCTGCGTCCCGCTGAACTTCATGGATCCGCAGATCCTGTTGAACGGTGCCATCCCGACGAACGTCTACAATTACATCTATCAGAACAACGTCAATCGCACGAAGTTCGACCAAGACACGTTCCAGTTGGTCTTCGACGGTTCGCTGTTCGACCTCCAGGGTGGATCGGTGAAGGCGGCCGTCGGTGCTGAGCATCGCCGCGACCACATCAACGACAAGCCGTCGGATGCTGCTCTCGCGGGTGAACTCTACAACCGCGCCTCGGCTGGCATCACAAAGGGTTCGGACGCGGTGAATGAGCTGTTCGCCGAGCTCAACATCCCGATCATGAAGGACAAGCCGTTCGTGAACCTGCTCGAGGTCGATCTCTCGGGCCGTTACACGCACTACAAGTCCTACGGCGGGGATACGACGTACCACATCAATGCGCAGTGGGCGCCGGTGGCGGCACTTCGGTTCCGCGGCAACTACGGCACCAACTTCCGTGCCCCGAACCTTTACGAGCAGTTCGTTGCCGATCAGACGGGCTTCTACCCGCCGTCGATCGATCCATGCAGCGACTTCGCGAACAACTTCGACCCGGGTTCGACGCGATACAACAACTGCCTCGCGGCTCTTGAGCCGATCCTTGGTACCGAGGGCGCCTTGGGCTACATTTCGACTGCTGGCCCACAGGTTACTACCAAGGGGGGTCGTGACAACCTGAAGGCAGAAACCGCGAAGACCTGGGGTCTTGGTGCGATCTTCACGATGCCACGGCACATCGCGGACTTCTCGTTCGCGGTCGACTACTTCAACATCAAGGTGAAGGATGAGGTCAGCATCCTCAACAGCACGATCCTCACACTTTGCTACGATGCGGAAGACTTCCCGAACAACGTCTATTGTAACCTGATCCAGCCGCGTGCGGCTGAAGGTACGGCGCACCCGGGCCAGATTGTCTCCTTCGACAACCCGTACATCAACGTTGCTCGTCAGGACGTGTCGGGTATCGACTTCGATGCGCGTTATGCGACGCGTCTCTTCGGCGGTAAGTTCCAGACGCAGCTTCAGGCCACTCGAATGCTTCACCAGAAGCTCGAGCTGTTCGCTGGGAACGGTGTGTTCGACTACAACGGAACGCTCGGCTATCCGGGCTTCGGAGCCGGTCCGAAGTGGGTCGGCACGCTCGACACGCGCTTCACGCTTCCAAACGACATCACGTTCCGCTGGGGCGTCGAATACATCGGCAAGCAGGACTCTGCGAAGCTGGTTGAGCCGTTCACGATTGGCGGCCAGCCGGTTGATGTCGATCTGGAGGCGGAGGCCTACTGGAAGCACGGCGTGTCGGTGCAGTGGCTGTGGCGGAATGTCGGCCAGTTCACGGTCGGCGTGAACAACCTGTTCGACGCCAAGCCGCCGACGATCAGCGGTCACCCGCAGGTTAACGGTCAGTACTTCCGCATCGGCAACTACTTCGGTGGGGGTTCTTACGACTATCTCGGACGGTCGGTGTTCGTGAACGTCACGCACACCTTCAAATAA